Proteins found in one Patagioenas fasciata isolate bPatFas1 chromosome 13, bPatFas1.hap1, whole genome shotgun sequence genomic segment:
- the SIAH1 gene encoding E3 ubiquitin-protein ligase SIAH1 isoform X2: MSRQTATALPTGTSKCTPSQRVPALTGTTASNNDLASLFECPVCFDYVLPPILQCQSGHLVCSNCRPKLTCCPTCRGPLGSIRNLAMEKVANSVLFPCKYASSGCEITLPHTEKADHEELCEFRPYSCPCPGASCKWQGSLDAVMPHLMHQHKSITTLQGEDIVFLATDINLPGAVDWVMMQSCFGFHFMLVLEKQEKYDGHQQFFAIVQLIGTRKQAENFAYRLELNGHRRRLTWEATPRSIHEGIATAIMNSDCLVFDTSIAQLFAENGNLGINVTISMC; this comes from the coding sequence ATGAGCCGTCAGACGGCGACCGCGCTGCCCACGGGTACGTCCAAGTGCACGCCGTCGCAGCGGGTGCCCGCGCTCACCGGCACCACCGCCTCCAACAATGACCTGGCGAGCCTCTTCGAGTGCCCCGTGTGCTTCGACTATGTGCTGCCGCCCATCCTGCAGTGTCAGAGCGGCCACCTCGTCTGTAGCAACTGTCGCCCCAAACTTACGTGCTGCCCGACTTGCCGCGGCCCACTGGGCTCCATCCGCAACCTGGCCATGGAGAAAGTTGCCAATTCTGTACTATTCCCGTGTAAATACGCCTCGTCCGGCTGCGAGATAACTTTGCCGCACACGGAAAAAGCAGACCACGAGGAGCTGTGCGAGTTCAGGCCTTACTCCTGCCCGTGCCCCGGTGCCTCGTGTAAATGGCAGGGCTCCCTGGATGCCGTGATGCCGCACCTGATGCATCAGCACAAGTCCATCACCACGCTGCAGGGAGAAGACATCGTGTTCCTCGCCACAGACATTAACCTCCCTGGTGCTGTTGACTGGGTTATGATGCAGTCTTGTTTTGGCTTTCATTTCATGTTAGTATTGGAGAAACAGGAGAAGTATGATGGTCACCAGCAGTTCTTTGCGATCGTACAGCTGATAGGAACCCGCAAGCAAGCGGAAAACTTTGCGTATCGGCTCGAGCTGAACGGTCACAGGCGGCGACTGACTTGGGAGGCGACTCCTCGCTCCATTCACGAGGGAATCGCGACAGCCATCATGAATAGTGACTGCCTAGTCTTTGACACCAGCATCGCACAGCTCTTTGCAGAAAACGGCAATTTAGGCATCAACGTAACTATATCCATGTGTTGA
- the SIAH1 gene encoding E3 ubiquitin-protein ligase SIAH1 isoform X1 has protein sequence MGLPMAGRSAWRCVLRACVPGGDTCLGTEMSRQTATALPTGTSKCTPSQRVPALTGTTASNNDLASLFECPVCFDYVLPPILQCQSGHLVCSNCRPKLTCCPTCRGPLGSIRNLAMEKVANSVLFPCKYASSGCEITLPHTEKADHEELCEFRPYSCPCPGASCKWQGSLDAVMPHLMHQHKSITTLQGEDIVFLATDINLPGAVDWVMMQSCFGFHFMLVLEKQEKYDGHQQFFAIVQLIGTRKQAENFAYRLELNGHRRRLTWEATPRSIHEGIATAIMNSDCLVFDTSIAQLFAENGNLGINVTISMC, from the exons ATGGGGCTGCCGATGGCGGGCAGGTCCGCCTGGCGGTGCGTACTGCGGGCCTGCGTGCCGGGGGGTGACACCTGCCTGGGGACAG AGATGAGCCGTCAGACGGCGACCGCGCTGCCCACGGGTACGTCCAAGTGCACGCCGTCGCAGCGGGTGCCCGCGCTCACCGGCACCACCGCCTCCAACAATGACCTGGCGAGCCTCTTCGAGTGCCCCGTGTGCTTCGACTATGTGCTGCCGCCCATCCTGCAGTGTCAGAGCGGCCACCTCGTCTGTAGCAACTGTCGCCCCAAACTTACGTGCTGCCCGACTTGCCGCGGCCCACTGGGCTCCATCCGCAACCTGGCCATGGAGAAAGTTGCCAATTCTGTACTATTCCCGTGTAAATACGCCTCGTCCGGCTGCGAGATAACTTTGCCGCACACGGAAAAAGCAGACCACGAGGAGCTGTGCGAGTTCAGGCCTTACTCCTGCCCGTGCCCCGGTGCCTCGTGTAAATGGCAGGGCTCCCTGGATGCCGTGATGCCGCACCTGATGCATCAGCACAAGTCCATCACCACGCTGCAGGGAGAAGACATCGTGTTCCTCGCCACAGACATTAACCTCCCTGGTGCTGTTGACTGGGTTATGATGCAGTCTTGTTTTGGCTTTCATTTCATGTTAGTATTGGAGAAACAGGAGAAGTATGATGGTCACCAGCAGTTCTTTGCGATCGTACAGCTGATAGGAACCCGCAAGCAAGCGGAAAACTTTGCGTATCGGCTCGAGCTGAACGGTCACAGGCGGCGACTGACTTGGGAGGCGACTCCTCGCTCCATTCACGAGGGAATCGCGACAGCCATCATGAATAGTGACTGCCTAGTCTTTGACACCAGCATCGCACAGCTCTTTGCAGAAAACGGCAATTTAGGCATCAACGTAACTATATCCATGTGTTGA